One Lottiidibacillus patelloidae genomic region harbors:
- a CDS encoding PadR family transcriptional regulator, translated as MSLRYALLGLLGEQPYTGYELKQRFQMKMVHFWNAHHTQIYRELNKMEQEGLVTAEIVKQDENPDKKVYTLQEKGKSVLTTWLLNKEVSPPKIKDEMLLRVSLFQFIPEEEAIGFLQESKAHHEQVLNHITMWKEETYNEEVMEERIGEYLTTEYGLLYMKNWITWCDWAIEKLEKRQEKK; from the coding sequence ATGTCATTACGTTATGCTCTATTAGGCCTCCTAGGCGAACAACCTTATACAGGATATGAACTAAAGCAGCGATTTCAAATGAAAATGGTTCATTTTTGGAATGCTCACCATACGCAAATTTATCGTGAGTTAAATAAAATGGAACAAGAAGGGCTTGTAACAGCAGAAATAGTAAAACAAGACGAGAACCCAGATAAAAAAGTGTATACGCTTCAAGAGAAAGGGAAAAGTGTCTTAACAACATGGCTGTTGAATAAAGAAGTCTCACCTCCAAAAATTAAAGATGAAATGCTTCTTCGTGTGTCGTTATTTCAATTTATCCCTGAAGAAGAAGCAATTGGATTTTTGCAAGAAAGTAAAGCACACCATGAGCAAGTTTTAAACCATATTACAATGTGGAAAGAAGAAACATATAACGAAGAAGTGATGGAGGAACGTATAGGAGAATATTTAACGACAGAATATGGTCTGCTTTATATGAAGAATTGGATTACTTGGTGTGATTGGGCAATAGAAAAATTAGAAAAAAGACAGGAGAAAAAATGA
- a CDS encoding efflux RND transporter permease subunit, giving the protein MKSATKFSLKNPVAIIILSFLFVLGGLYSFSSLKVDLLPDITFPQLSVQVVYPGASPQDVNEQVTTPVEEQLKGLQNVDTITSTSYESIAIFNLQFPFDTNMDEMEEEARRLIENANLPESTAVTINQFSFGAFPIYNISLFPKGDTDVNVLYESEILPKLKKINGLNNVTVGGTKEELLQITVDRKKATQYGISLTKIKEAINGMFLSFPAGSLEDNAVQVPVRVEQKIETIEQLKEMTFTTARGSIALSEIATVSPVTEKVAYTRYNMQDTVQIVVTKKQDANTVEVSDSVIEILESYSSELDYSIGFDQATGIKKSVNTLIKEGLFGALFASLAVLLFLRNFRATFIAILSIPLSLLASSIFLAQLGITLNIMTLGGMAVAVGRVVDDSIVVIENIFRRIRKSTGEEDRIELIVDSTKEILKAITSSTLTTIVVFLPLGLVGGITGEFFMPFALTIIVALFMSLLVSITLVPILANSSFKTVVPDESENKKLQNIYTSIMKKALNMKALVITISLVLLAGSIGIATTLDATFLPNEKQKTIVAKIELPAATSLEKTNEISLKIETLLANREDTIQDVTTGVGSRDYSTGISRKNVASYFINLTDSADIDKEIKVLEEEFQKIIFAFDKNSVISLTELQSGGPPSSNNVDIDLYSTDLDALQEAATAVEAYMNEHESLKYVTNNMQDKQKQVLVEIDPKKASAYGVSGYMVLGMIAEQTKPVSVGDLTLSGTERYVRIAYDQGPSSATELENMTIFSSNGPIALKDFASVKEVENVSAIQKLDGKIFARVSAQVYGNSLVAVSSEVVDGVKALVGEGKIPANVSLEAGSGGDETMKTFADLGLAMIVAIGLVYLTMLITFGQARIPFIILSSLIFVPIGAILGLLAVDEPLSVSAMIGVLMLIGIVTTNAIVLVDRIGQNRYEKGMKVREAVIEAGQTRLRPILMTALATIAALLPLAFTTSEGTLISKGLAVVVIGGLTTSTLLTLIIVPVLYELFYRKQIKRELELSSPEQS; this is encoded by the coding sequence ATGAAATCAGCCACTAAATTTAGTTTGAAGAACCCAGTTGCTATTATTATTTTATCATTTTTATTTGTTTTAGGTGGACTATATTCGTTTAGTTCACTAAAAGTAGATTTACTGCCTGATATTACTTTTCCGCAATTATCAGTTCAAGTCGTTTACCCTGGCGCTTCGCCACAAGATGTAAATGAACAAGTGACAACTCCTGTGGAAGAGCAATTAAAAGGACTACAAAATGTCGATACGATTACTAGTACTTCCTATGAAAGTATCGCAATCTTTAATTTACAATTTCCTTTTGATACGAATATGGATGAAATGGAAGAGGAAGCTAGACGTCTTATTGAAAATGCAAATCTTCCTGAAAGTACTGCAGTAACAATTAATCAATTCTCATTCGGTGCCTTTCCTATCTATAATATCTCTCTTTTCCCTAAAGGAGATACTGATGTAAATGTACTATATGAATCAGAAATATTACCAAAGTTAAAAAAGATAAATGGCCTCAATAACGTCACAGTTGGTGGCACAAAAGAAGAGTTATTACAAATTACAGTTGATCGGAAAAAGGCAACACAATATGGAATATCGTTAACAAAAATTAAAGAAGCAATTAACGGCATGTTTTTATCGTTCCCTGCCGGTTCTCTCGAAGACAATGCGGTGCAAGTTCCTGTTCGTGTCGAACAAAAGATTGAAACAATTGAACAATTGAAGGAAATGACATTTACTACCGCTAGAGGTTCGATTGCATTAAGCGAAATTGCAACTGTTTCACCAGTTACAGAAAAAGTTGCTTATACTCGCTATAACATGCAAGATACAGTGCAAATCGTTGTTACAAAAAAGCAAGATGCTAATACGGTCGAAGTATCTGACTCAGTTATTGAAATTTTAGAAAGCTATAGTAGTGAACTTGATTATTCCATTGGCTTTGACCAAGCAACAGGAATTAAGAAGTCAGTTAATACGTTAATTAAAGAGGGGTTATTCGGAGCTCTATTCGCTTCCTTAGCAGTTCTATTATTCTTAAGAAACTTCCGTGCGACGTTTATTGCAATTCTATCGATACCATTATCATTACTTGCATCGTCTATTTTCTTAGCGCAATTAGGCATTACGCTAAATATCATGACACTTGGTGGTATGGCTGTAGCTGTAGGTCGTGTTGTTGATGACAGTATTGTTGTTATTGAGAATATCTTTAGACGAATTCGCAAGAGCACTGGTGAAGAAGACCGCATTGAATTAATTGTCGACTCTACTAAAGAGATCTTAAAAGCAATTACTTCATCGACATTAACAACAATTGTTGTATTCTTACCGCTAGGGCTTGTCGGTGGTATTACTGGTGAATTCTTTATGCCATTTGCTTTAACAATCATTGTCGCACTATTTATGTCACTTTTAGTATCAATTACTTTAGTGCCTATCCTAGCAAACAGTTCTTTCAAAACTGTTGTTCCAGATGAAAGTGAAAATAAGAAACTACAAAACATTTATACTAGCATTATGAAAAAGGCATTAAATATGAAAGCATTAGTTATTACAATTTCATTGGTCCTGTTAGCAGGCTCAATTGGTATTGCAACAACACTCGATGCAACATTTTTACCAAATGAAAAACAAAAAACTATTGTTGCAAAAATTGAATTACCTGCTGCAACATCATTAGAGAAAACTAACGAGATATCTTTAAAAATTGAGACATTACTTGCGAATCGCGAAGATACCATTCAAGATGTAACAACAGGTGTGGGTAGTCGTGATTATTCAACTGGAATATCTCGTAAAAACGTCGCTAGCTACTTTATTAACTTGACGGATAGCGCAGATATTGATAAGGAAATTAAAGTGTTAGAAGAAGAATTCCAAAAAATCATATTTGCTTTCGATAAGAATTCTGTCATTAGCTTAACTGAGTTACAATCCGGTGGTCCACCTTCAAGTAATAACGTTGATATCGATCTATATTCAACTGACCTTGACGCATTACAAGAAGCTGCCACTGCTGTGGAAGCATATATGAATGAGCACGAATCGTTAAAATATGTAACCAATAATATGCAAGATAAGCAAAAGCAAGTATTAGTAGAAATTGATCCTAAAAAAGCCTCTGCATACGGTGTTTCAGGCTACATGGTACTAGGCATGATTGCCGAACAAACGAAACCTGTTTCTGTTGGTGACCTAACACTATCCGGAACAGAGCGTTACGTTCGCATTGCCTATGATCAAGGACCTTCTAGTGCAACTGAGCTAGAAAACATGACTATATTCAGTAGTAATGGCCCAATTGCCTTAAAAGATTTTGCTTCTGTTAAAGAAGTTGAAAACGTATCCGCTATCCAAAAGCTTGATGGAAAAATCTTTGCACGCGTTTCTGCACAAGTATATGGAAATAGCCTTGTTGCTGTATCAAGTGAAGTAGTAGATGGGGTTAAAGCTTTAGTAGGTGAAGGCAAAATTCCAGCTAACGTCTCACTTGAAGCAGGAAGTGGCGGCGATGAAACGATGAAAACATTTGCTGATTTAGGATTAGCGATGATCGTTGCAATCGGTCTCGTTTACTTAACAATGCTTATTACATTTGGGCAAGCACGTATACCATTTATTATTTTATCTTCGCTGATTTTTGTACCAATAGGTGCAATCTTAGGGCTATTAGCAGTTGATGAACCACTATCGGTTAGCGCAATGATTGGTGTATTAATGTTAATTGGTATCGTAACGACAAACGCAATTGTACTCGTCGATCGAATTGGGCAAAATCGTTATGAAAAAGGCATGAAAGTGCGTGAAGCAGTTATTGAGGCTGGTCAAACTCGATTACGTCCAATCTTAATGACGGCTTTAGCTACGATCGCTGCACTTTTACCACTTGCATTTACGACATCTGAAGGTACATTAATTTCCAAAGGTTTAGCAGTTGTCGTTATCGGTGGTCTAACTACTTCGACGTTGTTAACGTTAATCATTGTACCTGTGTTATATGAACTGTTTTACCGAAAACAAATAAAGCGTGAGCTGGAATTAAGTAGTCCAGAGCAAAGTTAA
- a CDS encoding iron-sulfur cluster biosynthesis family protein: MNITFTDEAVKRLEKLMCELETSVLQLKYDTDGCGCVVNGVAMLFISEKAESDYLKVDTNYKPIYLPKEAIVYWDDNMTIGYVEKYNCFQLKSSVQMINPRMSLINECQSA; encoded by the coding sequence ATGAACATTACATTTACAGATGAAGCGGTAAAAAGATTAGAAAAGTTAATGTGTGAACTAGAAACAAGCGTACTTCAACTGAAGTACGATACGGATGGCTGTGGCTGTGTTGTCAATGGTGTAGCCATGTTATTTATATCAGAAAAAGCGGAATCAGATTATTTAAAAGTCGATACAAATTATAAACCAATTTACCTACCTAAAGAGGCAATCGTCTATTGGGATGACAATATGACTATTGGTTACGTGGAAAAATACAATTGTTTTCAATTAAAGAGTAGTGTACAAATGATTAACCCGAGAATGTCGCTAATTAATGAATGCCAATCAGCATAG
- a CDS encoding GNAT family N-acetyltransferase encodes MNQYKYIIMQYIPTHAEQTVEMWRNSKERAIGQKEIHSIENHINFLNHILFEQYQIELALIDEKVVGMIAYNEKEISQLYIHVDYQRIGIGQALLDRAKEKSSGRLTLYTFEVNRSAQQFYEKNGFQVIGRGHENEENLPDIQYEWISP; translated from the coding sequence GTGAACCAATACAAATACATAATAATGCAGTATATTCCTACACACGCTGAACAAACGGTGGAAATGTGGCGAAATAGTAAGGAGCGTGCAATTGGTCAAAAAGAAATTCATAGCATTGAAAATCATATCAATTTTTTAAATCATATCTTATTTGAACAATATCAAATAGAGTTAGCGTTAATCGATGAGAAAGTAGTTGGGATGATTGCTTATAATGAAAAAGAGATAAGTCAACTTTATATTCATGTTGATTATCAACGAATCGGGATAGGACAAGCATTGCTTGATAGGGCAAAAGAAAAATCAAGTGGTAGGTTAACTCTATATACATTTGAAGTAAATAGAAGTGCACAACAGTTTTATGAAAAGAATGGATTTCAAGTCATTGGTAGAGGACATGAAAATGAAGAGAATTTGCCAGATATTCAATACGAATGGATATCTCCGTAA